One segment of Mycoplasma sp. E35C DNA contains the following:
- the pheT gene encoding phenylalanine--tRNA ligase subunit beta yields the protein MLLSKKVIANFIPSIFKIDDKKIIEALNAIGAEVESVKNFKEIDYLIIGQIFNIKKHPHADKLNICSIQIAENKFINVISDSKNLFDEKTAINKYVIVALEGAELANGITVINRDIRGINTNGLLCSYEHLNPEYEKHLSDEDSSNIILLDKAKLGDQEVYKYLNLDDTVFDISLPSNRPDWNGVRFLAKELAAYLGLKYVSIIGTNKQNDFHSMNFKVIDETENKAKYFGGLCLRNYQLKQSTWNTKGILINNEIKPINDLVDLSNLIPLFTANPIHIHDADKIVGDVHLIQAEHPDEFLALDNKKYTVQPGDLIVVDSEKIIALAGIMGSMATAVDQNTTNYFIEVGNFDKYQIRKTAAYHKLNTRSSAFFSKEVSLYQTKKTLEYLYQYLLKKVYNQQISELAKPISVDEYHQQIKVNYDKIRSLLGAKINLTDFKIKKNLTNLGFFVKSDIVLVPSYRSDVTYWQDLVEELLKILNINQFDPVPIKADYLLEVNNETNDLLTKLSKKLRSLQFNHIRTYNLTSEKRSQLFNLFRYTDPVIVDNPISENRQFYRQNIITNLLEVYQLNQSYKNKLEPIFEIQTLLSKKSCNHHIGLIAADNLFNNTYDQNSGVKLDLITMKGVSDVIIQNFGFNCNYQPINDDTYLVKNDSLKLVVYDETIGYIGKIKKSILKEFDLADRDIYCLDINLERLITSINRYVRTYEGYDRHQEVSRDITFQLKNEETFDSFIKLTKSFNKLSNWQIISIFDSSAKNNENKNQIYQPIKYTVRCYLKQSDKTYTTQEINSIFEELINLMRSYQILIE from the coding sequence ATGCTGCTATCAAAAAAAGTTATTGCTAATTTCATTCCATCAATCTTCAAGATTGATGATAAAAAAATAATTGAAGCACTAAACGCAATTGGTGCTGAAGTTGAATCAGTTAAAAATTTTAAAGAAATTGACTACTTAATTATTGGTCAGATTTTTAATATTAAAAAACACCCTCACGCTGATAAATTAAATATCTGTAGCATTCAGATTGCTGAGAATAAATTTATTAATGTGATTTCGGATTCAAAAAATTTATTCGATGAAAAAACGGCGATTAATAAATACGTAATTGTTGCATTAGAAGGTGCTGAATTAGCCAATGGTATTACAGTAATTAATCGTGATATTCGCGGGATTAATACCAACGGTTTATTATGTTCATACGAGCACTTAAACCCAGAATATGAAAAACACTTATCAGATGAAGATTCATCAAATATTATCTTATTAGATAAAGCTAAATTAGGTGATCAAGAAGTTTATAAATACTTAAACTTAGATGATACGGTTTTTGATATTTCATTACCATCAAACCGTCCAGATTGAAATGGGGTGAGATTTTTAGCTAAAGAACTGGCTGCTTATTTAGGTTTAAAATATGTTTCAATTATTGGAACTAATAAGCAAAATGATTTTCATTCAATGAACTTTAAAGTAATTGATGAAACAGAAAATAAGGCAAAATATTTTGGTGGTTTATGTTTAAGAAATTACCAACTAAAACAATCAACATGAAATACTAAAGGGATCTTAATTAATAATGAAATTAAACCGATTAATGATTTAGTTGATTTAAGTAATTTAATTCCATTATTTACTGCCAACCCAATCCACATTCATGATGCTGATAAGATTGTTGGTGATGTTCATTTAATTCAAGCAGAACATCCAGATGAATTTTTAGCACTTGATAATAAAAAATACACGGTTCAACCTGGTGATCTAATTGTTGTTGATAGTGAAAAAATCATTGCGTTAGCTGGAATTATGGGTTCGATGGCTACTGCGGTTGATCAAAATACTACTAACTACTTCATTGAAGTTGGTAATTTTGATAAATACCAAATAAGAAAAACTGCAGCTTATCATAAGCTAAATACCCGCAGCTCAGCGTTTTTCTCAAAAGAAGTTTCACTATATCAAACTAAAAAAACCCTTGAATATCTTTACCAATATTTATTAAAGAAAGTTTATAACCAACAAATTTCTGAATTAGCTAAACCAATTAGTGTTGATGAATATCATCAACAGATTAAAGTTAATTATGACAAGATTAGAAGTTTATTGGGAGCTAAAATTAACTTAACTGATTTTAAGATTAAAAAGAACTTAACCAACTTAGGTTTTTTTGTTAAAAGCGATATTGTTTTGGTGCCAAGTTATCGTAGTGATGTAACTTATTGACAGGACTTAGTAGAAGAATTATTAAAAATTCTAAACATCAACCAATTTGATCCAGTTCCAATTAAAGCTGATTATTTATTAGAAGTTAATAACGAAACAAACGATCTATTAACTAAGCTTTCTAAAAAACTAAGATCATTACAATTCAACCACATCAGAACGTACAATCTAACATCAGAAAAACGTTCTCAATTATTTAATTTATTTAGATACACTGATCCTGTTATTGTTGATAACCCGATTTCAGAAAATCGTCAGTTTTACCGTCAAAACATCATAACTAACTTATTGGAAGTTTATCAATTAAACCAATCATATAAGAATAAATTAGAACCAATTTTTGAAATCCAAACATTATTATCTAAAAAAAGTTGTAACCATCATATTGGTTTAATTGCTGCTGATAATTTATTTAACAATACATACGATCAAAACTCAGGTGTAAAATTAGATCTAATCACCATGAAAGGGGTTAGTGATGTTATTATTCAAAACTTTGGATTTAACTGTAACTACCAACCGATTAATGATGATACTTATTTAGTTAAAAACGATTCGTTAAAACTTGTAGTTTATGATGAAACAATTGGTTATATTGGTAAGATTAAAAAATCAATCTTAAAAGAATTTGATTTAGCTGATCGTGATATTTATTGTTTAGACATCAATCTTGAACGCTTAATAACTTCAATTAATCGTTATGTAAGAACATATGAAGGTTATGATCGCCATCAAGAAGTATCTCGTGATATTACCTTCCAATTAAAGAACGAAGAAACATTTGATTCGTTTATTAAATTGACTAAATCATTTAATAAATTATCAAATTGACAGATTATTTCGATATTTGATTCATCAGCTAAAAATAACGAAAATAAGAACCAAATTTATCAACCAATCAAATACACAGTGCGTTGTTATTTAAAACAATCTGATAAAACTTACACCACTCAAGAGATCAATAGTATCTTTGAAGAACTGATAAATTTAATGCGTTCTTATCAAATACTGATAGAATAA
- a CDS encoding ABC transporter ATP-binding protein: MKDKIIALKIKNLTKTFKKHKALDNLSFKVYKGELYGFLGINGAGKSTTLNIIMGLLSKDSGEIELFNENIKDDFVKIRNNIGIVFQNSILDSNLTVYENLYSRLLLYKTEFKNKKVKEVVDDIIKEFQLQDIIDRKYGTLSGGQKRRVDIARALAHNPSILFLDEPTTGLDPYSRKLVWEILEKLQKEKGLTIVLTTHYMQEADNCDYAIVIKKGVKIEEGTPSDLKTRFAKAKLLIQTKDKHEEIKKVLTDQNIDYTFKTDTYKLTFDSYQQALEFSKKHGNLLENYELIKGDMEEVFINLTEQPTKRNEK, translated from the coding sequence ATGAAAGATAAGATTATCGCTTTAAAAATTAAGAATCTTACCAAGACTTTTAAAAAACACAAAGCCTTGGATAATTTATCTTTTAAAGTCTATAAGGGTGAGCTTTATGGATTTTTAGGAATCAATGGTGCTGGTAAATCCACAACACTAAACATCATCATGGGGTTATTATCAAAAGACTCTGGTGAAATTGAATTATTTAATGAAAACATCAAAGATGACTTCGTTAAAATTAGAAACAACATCGGAATTGTATTTCAAAACTCAATTTTAGATAGTAATCTAACTGTTTATGAAAACTTATATTCACGTTTGTTGTTATATAAAACTGAATTTAAAAATAAAAAGGTTAAAGAAGTAGTTGATGACATCATTAAAGAGTTCCAATTACAAGATATTATTGATCGTAAGTATGGAACACTTTCTGGTGGTCAAAAACGCCGTGTGGATATTGCCAGAGCACTAGCTCATAATCCTTCAATTCTATTTTTAGATGAACCAACAACAGGACTAGATCCTTATTCTAGAAAATTAGTTTGAGAAATTTTAGAAAAGCTTCAAAAAGAAAAAGGGTTGACAATTGTTCTAACAACTCACTATATGCAAGAAGCTGATAATTGTGATTATGCAATTGTTATCAAAAAAGGTGTGAAGATTGAAGAAGGAACACCAAGTGATTTAAAAACCCGTTTTGCTAAAGCAAAATTACTAATCCAAACTAAGGATAAACACGAAGAGATTAAAAAAGTTTTAACTGATCAAAACATTGATTACACATTTAAAACAGATACATACAAATTAACTTTTGATAGTTATCAACAAGCATTAGAATTTAGCAAAAAACACGGTAATTTGTTAGAAAATTACGAATTAATTAAGGGTGATATGGAAGAAGTGTTTATCAACTTAACAGAACAACCAACAAAAAGGAATGAAAAATAA